The sequence below is a genomic window from Halolamina litorea.
GCATGAGCGATTCGCGTGCGGGCGAGAGCGACTCGGTAGCCCAGCGGTTCCGGGAGAACGCCGTCGGTATCGTGAGCACGCTCGTCACTACGGTCTGGCTCGGCGCCATGTTCACCGGGCAGGACTGGTGGCTGGCGGCGCTGCTCGTCGGCTACGTGGCGATCGTCCCGATCACGGCGATGCTGTTCGGCGACGACGAGGACGACCTCGACGAGTGGGTGGGCGAGAACTGGGGGCGTGAGCGCGCCGAGCAGTCGGCTGGCGCCGACGACGGCGACGGCGACGGCGACGGCGAGACCGCGCTGGAAGCGCTCCGCCGGCGCTACGCCGAGGGGGAGTTGACCGACGAGCAGTTCGAGCGCAAACTGGAGCGACTGCTCTCGACGGAGACGTTAGAGGACGTCGAGGACCGATCGAGGGAGCGGTCGGTCGAGCGCGAGCGGTAGTTCGCCGGAGGGCGTCGACTACGCTGCGTACCTACTACAGGCCGCGGAAACCGCACTAGATGCCGTCCGGTCGGCCGAGAACGTCCTCGAGATCCCTCTCCGGCGGTGATCGAGGGGGAGTTCTGCGACTCCGCGGTCGTCCTTCGGTTCCGGTTCTGGATCGACAACCCCTCGGCGCGCCGGAATGGGGGACCCGCGCGGTGGTCATCAGCGCCCTGAA
It includes:
- a CDS encoding SHOCT domain-containing protein → MSDSRAGESDSVAQRFRENAVGIVSTLVTTVWLGAMFTGQDWWLAALLVGYVAIVPITAMLFGDDEDDLDEWVGENWGRERAEQSAGADDGDGDGDGETALEALRRRYAEGELTDEQFERKLERLLSTETLEDVEDRSRERSVERER